A window of Vicinamibacteria bacterium contains these coding sequences:
- a CDS encoding electron transfer flavoprotein subunit alpha/FixB family protein, with protein sequence MQSKIIVLAEHDGKVPREISLELLGLAHRIKEGSEVKAVLLGSGIESAAAELASRGAAEVVYVEGTAVENYNVDAFRKSIEPILNDEAPDLVLIGHTPNGWDVAAPLAGRLGVPLVTGCAQITMSDERTLFTRKAFNGKFVHQVEVTGARPLLATVDKGASAPFDGTTSGTVRKIESRLSLEDLRASYIETRAGETGGLDLREADVIVSAGRGVGGPDKLGVVRELAEALGGQLGASRAVTDAGWLPHEHQIGSSGVSVSPKLYVACGISGAIQHVVGMKGSGYIVAINKDPDAPIFGVAHVGVVGDLFEIVPALTKALREAKGR encoded by the coding sequence ATGCAATCGAAGATCATCGTACTCGCGGAGCACGATGGCAAGGTGCCGAGGGAGATATCTCTCGAGCTTCTCGGCCTGGCCCACCGCATAAAAGAAGGAAGCGAGGTCAAGGCGGTTCTCCTGGGAAGCGGCATCGAGTCCGCTGCCGCGGAGCTTGCTTCGCGCGGAGCGGCGGAGGTGGTCTACGTCGAAGGCACGGCCGTCGAGAACTACAACGTCGATGCCTTTCGCAAGTCCATCGAGCCCATCCTGAACGACGAGGCACCAGACCTCGTCCTGATCGGCCACACCCCGAACGGCTGGGACGTCGCGGCTCCCTTGGCCGGGCGGCTCGGGGTTCCGCTGGTGACGGGCTGCGCGCAGATCACGATGTCGGACGAAAGGACGCTCTTCACCAGGAAGGCCTTCAACGGCAAGTTCGTCCACCAGGTCGAGGTCACGGGCGCTCGCCCCCTGCTGGCGACCGTGGACAAAGGCGCGTCGGCACCGTTCGACGGGACGACCTCGGGAACGGTACGAAAGATCGAATCCCGGTTGAGCCTCGAGGATCTGAGAGCGTCCTACATCGAGACCAGAGCCGGCGAAACCGGCGGGCTCGATCTGAGGGAAGCCGACGTCATCGTCTCCGCGGGACGCGGCGTCGGCGGCCCCGACAAGCTCGGGGTTGTTCGCGAGCTGGCCGAGGCGCTCGGAGGGCAGCTCGGCGCGTCCCGCGCCGTGACGGACGCGGGCTGGCTGCCTCACGAGCACCAGATTGGGTCGAGCGGCGTTTCCGTCAGTCCCAAGCTGTACGTGGCTTGCGGCATCTCGGGAGCGATTCAGCACGTGGTCGGAATGAAAGGCTCCGGCTACATCGTGGCGATCAACAAGGATCCGGACGCCCCGATATTCGGTGTCGCCCACGTCGGCGTGGTCGGAGATCTCTTCGAAATCGTGCCGGCGCTCACCAAGGCGCTGAGAGAAGCGAAGGGACGGTAG